A stretch of Paenibacillus sp. URB8-2 DNA encodes these proteins:
- a CDS encoding ribosomal-processing cysteine protease Prp — protein sequence MINVRITRSSSQGAILGFAVKGHAEYDRKGRDIVCAGVSTVTVGTVNAIEALTGVVLDSSLKDGFLSGTLLSIEDPETAAKVQLLMESMVVMLNTIAESYGKYIQIQEVII from the coding sequence ATGATTAACGTGCGGATTACGAGGTCTTCCTCTCAAGGCGCGATCCTCGGTTTTGCCGTAAAAGGCCATGCCGAGTATGACAGAAAGGGTAGAGATATCGTATGTGCCGGCGTTTCGACCGTAACGGTCGGTACCGTCAATGCGATTGAAGCCTTAACTGGAGTCGTGCTGGATTCGTCCCTGAAGGACGGGTTTCTCAGCGGGACGCTGTTGTCGATTGAAGACCCCGAGACTGCTGCCAAAGTGCAGCTGCTTATGGAATCCATGGTCGTTATGCTCAATACGATTGCAGAGTCGTACGGGAAGTATATTCAGATACAGGAAGTCATTATTTGA
- a CDS encoding ACT domain-containing protein — MKERYYLVREDILPEAVLKTMQVKQLLEAGDAKTVHEGVEQVGLSRSAFYKYKDGIHLIHQLERERIVTISMDLEHESGMLSKVLGAVAGHGANVLTIHQSIPLQGWANVVLSIEITHLNDELGDMLDSLKGMPGVKRALIVGQG; from the coding sequence GTGAAAGAACGTTATTATTTGGTTCGTGAAGATATTTTGCCCGAGGCGGTGCTGAAGACGATGCAGGTCAAGCAGCTGCTGGAAGCCGGCGATGCCAAGACGGTGCATGAGGGCGTGGAGCAGGTGGGTCTCAGCCGAAGCGCTTTTTACAAATACAAGGATGGCATCCATCTGATTCACCAACTGGAAAGGGAGCGCATCGTAACGATTTCGATGGATCTCGAACACGAGTCCGGTATGCTGTCCAAGGTACTCGGAGCCGTAGCGGGGCATGGAGCCAATGTGCTGACCATTCATCAGAGCATTCCGCTGCAAGGGTGGGCGAACGTTGTCCTTTCCATTGAGATTACCCATTTGAACGATGAGCTTGGAGACATGCTGGACAGCCTAAAGGGGATGCCCGGCGTCAAACGCGCTTTGATTGTAGGACAGGGTTGA
- the rpmA gene encoding 50S ribosomal protein L27 produces the protein MLKLDLQLFASKKGVGSTKNGRDSQAKRLGVKRADGQAVTGGSILVRQRGTKIHPGTNVGIGKDDTLFAKVDGVVKFERLGRDRKKVSVYPVDVAPVAAALEA, from the coding sequence ATGTTGAAATTGGATCTTCAATTGTTCGCATCGAAAAAAGGTGTGGGTTCCACAAAGAACGGACGCGATAGCCAAGCGAAACGTCTTGGTGTGAAACGCGCCGATGGTCAAGCCGTAACCGGCGGAAGCATTCTGGTGCGTCAGCGCGGAACGAAAATTCACCCCGGCACAAACGTGGGAATCGGCAAAGACGATACTTTGTTTGCCAAAGTGGACGGCGTTGTGAAGTTCGAGCGCCTGGGCCGCGATCGCAAGAAAGTGAGCGTCTACCCGGTAGACGTCGCTCCGGTAGCGGCGGCTCTGGAAGCGTAA
- the rplU gene encoding 50S ribosomal protein L21 — MYAIIETGGKQYKVQEGDVLFIEKLNAEDGASVTFDRVLAVSNEGGLTAGTPLVNGASVTAKVEKHGKGQKVVVYKYKPKKNYHKKQGHRQPYTKVTIEKIQA, encoded by the coding sequence ATGTATGCAATTATCGAAACTGGCGGCAAGCAATACAAAGTCCAAGAGGGCGACGTATTGTTCATCGAGAAGCTTAACGCGGAAGACGGAGCAAGCGTAACGTTTGATCGTGTCCTGGCTGTATCGAACGAAGGCGGTCTGACGGCGGGAACTCCGCTCGTAAACGGCGCTTCCGTAACGGCGAAGGTCGAGAAGCATGGTAAAGGTCAGAAGGTTGTCGTTTATAAATACAAACCGAAGAAGAACTACCATAAGAAGCAGGGCCATCGTCAGCCTTACACGAAAGTAACGATCGAGAAGATTCAAGCGTAA
- a CDS encoding Spo0B domain-containing protein: MKSWKSAIGAAMLSVAFPLGLACIWPTLWTCLLLGLWAVAAALFSVLTVRRHFERELWKQERILQQTAIRTLNHHRHDWMNDLQVLYGYIQLGKPDKSVQCVERIKERIALDSRIAKLGIPSLVFYLQSFRTVGGSLQLDIEVEEGLHLEDMLTPEAGDELTSVIVQMVRACQFGGMAAQGETRSLRLTFKRDEGDIVIVFGSDGLRGRAELFQKQIFNIVQGKIVKAERLTAHKSDFQLRLPMGM; the protein is encoded by the coding sequence ATGAAATCCTGGAAAAGCGCAATAGGAGCAGCGATGTTGTCGGTAGCGTTTCCTTTGGGTCTCGCCTGTATATGGCCGACGCTTTGGACATGTCTATTGCTTGGCTTGTGGGCAGTTGCTGCGGCTTTATTCAGCGTTTTAACGGTCCGTCGGCATTTTGAACGGGAACTATGGAAACAGGAACGGATTCTGCAGCAGACAGCGATTCGGACGCTTAATCATCACCGTCATGACTGGATGAATGATCTCCAAGTGCTGTACGGTTATATTCAGCTCGGCAAGCCTGATAAATCGGTGCAGTGTGTGGAAAGAATAAAGGAACGCATCGCGCTGGACAGTCGGATCGCCAAGCTCGGTATTCCTTCGCTGGTCTTCTACCTTCAATCCTTCCGGACTGTGGGCGGCAGCCTGCAACTGGATATCGAGGTGGAAGAAGGGTTGCATCTGGAAGACATGCTGACGCCCGAAGCCGGAGATGAGCTGACCTCGGTTATTGTGCAGATGGTCAGAGCCTGTCAGTTCGGCGGAATGGCCGCTCAAGGCGAGACCCGCTCGCTGCGTCTTACTTTTAAACGGGATGAAGGGGACATCGTAATCGTATTCGGCAGCGATGGTCTGCGCGGGAGAGCGGAGTTGTTCCAGAAGCAGATATTTAATATCGTGCAGGGCAAAATTGTAAAAGCGGAGCGGTTGACGGCCCATAAGTCGGACTTTCAGCTGCGCCTGCCGATGGGAATGTGA
- the obgE gene encoding GTPase ObgE: MFVDKAKIFVKGGDGGDGLVAFRREKYVPEGGPAGGDGGKGGDVIFRVDEGLRTLMDFRYQRHFKAQRGEKGRNKSQHGAGAENMIVRIPPGTVLIDDDSGEIIADMTRHGQEVIVARGGRGGRGNIRFATPNNPAPELAENGEEGQERYVVLELKVMADVGLVGFPSVGKSTLLSVVSAAKPKIGAYHFTTITPNLGVVDVGDGRSFVMADLPGLIEGAHEGVGLGHEFLRHVERTRIIIHVVDMAGSEGRDPFEDWVKINDELKQYNVGLADRPQIVAANKMDMEEAQENLASFRERAGSVRPDLEILPISSLTRQGVQELLYRAADLLDSIPQAPAVEEVVESAERKVYKLNAAEDDSFTITRDNEAFVVNSPKIERMLKRMQLNSHDAILKLARTLRHMGVDEELRKRGAVEGTIVRIADFEFEFVENSSYY; encoded by the coding sequence ATGTTTGTAGATAAAGCGAAGATATTTGTAAAAGGCGGCGACGGCGGCGACGGTCTGGTGGCGTTCCGCCGCGAGAAATATGTGCCGGAGGGCGGTCCGGCCGGCGGCGACGGCGGCAAGGGCGGCGACGTTATTTTCCGCGTGGACGAAGGCCTGCGGACTTTGATGGATTTCCGCTATCAGCGGCATTTTAAGGCTCAGCGCGGAGAAAAAGGGCGCAACAAGAGCCAGCACGGCGCGGGAGCCGAAAATATGATTGTCCGTATTCCGCCGGGAACGGTGCTGATCGACGACGATTCCGGCGAGATCATCGCTGATATGACGCGTCATGGCCAGGAAGTCATTGTGGCCCGCGGCGGCCGTGGCGGCCGTGGCAACATCCGGTTCGCGACGCCGAATAACCCCGCTCCCGAGCTTGCGGAGAATGGGGAGGAAGGTCAGGAGCGCTACGTTGTGCTTGAGCTTAAGGTCATGGCGGATGTGGGGCTCGTCGGCTTTCCCAGTGTAGGCAAATCGACTTTGCTGTCTGTTGTTTCGGCGGCCAAGCCAAAGATTGGCGCTTATCATTTTACTACCATTACGCCAAATCTTGGCGTGGTTGACGTCGGGGACGGCCGCAGCTTTGTCATGGCGGATCTGCCCGGGCTGATCGAAGGCGCCCATGAGGGCGTCGGTCTCGGACATGAATTTTTGCGTCATGTCGAACGCACGCGAATCATTATCCACGTAGTCGATATGGCCGGTTCGGAAGGACGAGATCCTTTTGAGGATTGGGTGAAGATCAACGACGAGCTGAAGCAGTACAATGTAGGGCTTGCCGATCGTCCTCAGATTGTGGCGGCCAATAAAATGGACATGGAAGAAGCGCAGGAGAACTTGGCTTCTTTCCGTGAGCGCGCCGGCAGTGTTCGGCCCGATCTGGAAATCCTTCCAATCTCCTCACTCACCCGCCAAGGGGTGCAGGAGCTGCTCTACCGCGCCGCCGATCTGCTCGATTCCATCCCGCAGGCTCCGGCCGTGGAGGAAGTCGTAGAGAGCGCCGAGCGCAAGGTGTACAAGCTGAATGCGGCGGAGGACGATTCGTTTACCATCACTCGCGATAACGAAGCCTTTGTCGTCAACAGTCCGAAGATTGAGCGGATGCTCAAACGGATGCAGCTTAATTCGCATGATGCGATCCTCAAGCTGGCGCGGACACTGCGGCATATGGGCGTTGACGAGGAATTGCGCAAACGCGGAGCGGTAGAAGGCACTATCGTGCGGATCGCTGATTTTGAATTCGAGTTCGTCGAGAACAGCAGCTACTATTAA